The Streptomyces sp. NBC_00344 genome includes a window with the following:
- a CDS encoding diadenosine tetraphosphate hydrolase has protein sequence MTGDWRMDRIGAALRGQNPTVLRRLDSGFAAIGDVQFLPGYSVLLADEPDVQRLSDLPRAKRLSFLSNMDQLGEAVERACRRLDPGFRRVNLEILGNTDPFLHAHVWPRFEWEPAELVGKPVWLYPRDRWSDEQFRLGPQHDVLRDAISSELDCLTHG, from the coding sequence ATGACTGGTGACTGGCGGATGGACAGGATCGGGGCTGCTCTGCGGGGCCAGAATCCGACTGTGCTGCGGCGGCTTGACTCTGGCTTCGCCGCGATCGGCGACGTTCAGTTTCTGCCCGGGTATTCAGTTCTCCTCGCGGACGAACCGGATGTTCAACGGCTATCTGACCTGCCTAGGGCCAAGCGACTGTCGTTTCTGTCCAACATGGACCAACTCGGAGAAGCGGTTGAGCGGGCCTGCCGGCGGCTGGACCCCGGCTTCCGCCGGGTCAACCTGGAGATCCTTGGCAACACAGACCCGTTCTTGCATGCCCATGTCTGGCCGCGATTCGAATGGGAGCCGGCCGAGCTAGTAGGCAAGCCGGTGTGGCTGTATCCGCGTGACCGGTGGAGTGACGAGCAGTTCAGGCTTGGCCCGCAACACGATGTGCTGCGGGATGCGATCAGCAGCG